The following coding sequences lie in one Oscillatoria sp. FACHB-1406 genomic window:
- a CDS encoding Ppx/GppA phosphatase family protein, whose product MVNSMIQQNTKPLRANISELSEDFNLAAIDIGTNSIHMAIARIEPSLPAFSIIAREKDTVRLGDRDPKTKCLTPEAMQRAIATLRRCQDLAASFKVKQTIAVATSAMREAPNGQDFLLEIAEQLGLEVNLISGQEEARRIYLGVLSCMDFQNQPHVIIDIGGGSTELVLADSHQPRFLSSSKIGAVRLTQDFVHSDPINPQEFGYLQAYVRGMLERPIEELRAQLQPSEYLRGIGTSGTIKTLATLDAIAKSGCEPNSLQGYSLALSDLDAIVQQLAALSYEERVKIPGMDARRAEIIVAGAVVLWEAMTMLGVESVQVCERALREGVLVDWMLAHGLIEDRLRYQSEVRERNAIKIARKYHVDLEHSDRIANFALSLFDQTQGLLHHWGATERELLWTAALLHNCGVYISHTAHHKHSYYLIRNAELLGFSELELELIANIARYHRKSKPKKRHPNFCNLPSKDRRLLVSQVSAILRLAVALDRRQIGAISRVKCEYAPQERELILHLTPTYPDDTCELELWNLNYKKDVFEEEFDLKVTAKLEGF is encoded by the coding sequence ATGGTTAATTCCATGATTCAGCAAAACACGAAACCCTTACGTGCCAACATCTCCGAGCTTTCGGAAGACTTCAACTTGGCGGCTATCGATATCGGAACAAACTCGATTCATATGGCGATCGCGCGTATTGAACCGAGCTTGCCTGCTTTTAGTATTATCGCTCGGGAAAAGGATACGGTACGATTGGGCGATCGCGACCCCAAAACCAAATGCTTAACCCCAGAAGCGATGCAACGCGCGATCGCAACTCTGCGACGCTGCCAGGATTTAGCCGCCAGTTTCAAGGTCAAACAAACAATCGCCGTCGCCACCAGCGCGATGCGGGAAGCGCCCAACGGTCAAGATTTTCTGCTCGAAATTGCCGAACAACTGGGTTTAGAAGTCAATCTCATCTCCGGACAAGAGGAAGCGCGGCGCATCTATCTCGGCGTTTTATCTTGTATGGATTTCCAGAACCAGCCCCACGTCATTATCGACATTGGCGGCGGTTCGACGGAGTTGGTTCTCGCCGACAGTCACCAACCCCGCTTTTTAAGCAGTTCTAAGATCGGTGCAGTACGGCTGACCCAAGATTTCGTCCATAGCGATCCGATTAATCCCCAAGAGTTTGGCTACTTGCAAGCTTACGTGCGGGGAATGCTCGAGCGCCCGATTGAGGAGTTGCGCGCCCAGTTGCAACCTAGCGAGTACCTGCGAGGAATTGGTACTTCCGGAACGATTAAAACCCTCGCCACTCTCGATGCGATCGCGAAATCGGGCTGCGAACCCAATTCCCTTCAAGGTTACAGCCTCGCCCTCAGCGATCTCGACGCGATCGTGCAGCAATTAGCTGCTTTATCCTACGAAGAACGGGTTAAAATTCCAGGGATGGATGCTAGACGAGCGGAAATCATCGTTGCTGGGGCGGTTGTTCTCTGGGAAGCGATGACAATGCTCGGTGTCGAATCCGTACAAGTGTGCGAGCGCGCCCTGCGTGAAGGCGTTTTAGTCGATTGGATGCTAGCCCACGGCTTAATTGAAGACAGACTACGCTACCAAAGCGAAGTCCGGGAACGCAATGCCATTAAAATCGCGCGCAAATATCACGTTGATTTGGAACACAGCGATCGCATCGCCAATTTTGCCCTGAGTCTGTTCGACCAAACTCAAGGGTTGCTTCATCATTGGGGCGCAACGGAACGCGAATTACTCTGGACTGCTGCACTCCTGCATAACTGCGGGGTTTATATCTCCCACACCGCCCATCACAAACACTCCTATTATCTGATTCGCAATGCCGAATTGCTCGGCTTTAGCGAACTCGAACTCGAACTCATCGCCAATATCGCCCGCTACCATCGCAAGAGCAAACCCAAGAAACGACATCCGAACTTCTGCAACCTGCCCAGTAAGGATCGCCGCCTCCTCGTCTCTCAAGTTAGTGCGATTTTACGGCTTGCTGTCGCCCTCGACCGGCGACAAATCGGTGCAATCTCCCGGGTTAAATGCGAGTACGCTCCTCAAGAGCGCGAACTCATTCTACACCTCACTCCCACTTACCCGGACGATACCTGCGAATTGGAGTTGTGGAACTTGAACTACAAAAAAGACGTATTTGAGGAGGAGTTCGATCTGAAAGTGACTGCGAAATTAGAAGGATTTTAA
- a CDS encoding 4-hydroxybenzoate solanesyltransferase: protein MQSLNSSEPTWLTVLRLLRWDKPAGRLILMIPALWAVFLAAQGQPPLPLVGTIVLGSLATSAAGCVVNDLWDRDLDPEVERTKNRPLASRALSVTTGIVVAIASLACAAVLALYLNPLSFWLCVAAVPIIIAYPLAKRFFPVPQLVLSLAWGFAVLISWTAVTRHLEPATWLLWGAVVLWTLGFDTVYAMSDREDDRRIGINSSALFFGQYAPLAVGGFFAGTAVLLAVLGMNLHLSALFWLTWGVALGVWLWHTVQLNRETVPHPLYAAVFRQNVVIGFILLAGMILGSLLP from the coding sequence GTGCAATCCCTCAATTCCTCCGAACCGACTTGGTTAACCGTCCTGCGATTGCTGCGCTGGGATAAGCCCGCCGGACGCTTGATCCTCATGATTCCAGCGCTGTGGGCTGTCTTTTTAGCCGCGCAAGGTCAGCCCCCACTCCCCCTCGTCGGTACGATCGTTTTGGGGAGTTTAGCCACCAGTGCGGCGGGCTGCGTTGTTAACGATCTCTGGGATCGCGATCTCGATCCGGAAGTGGAAAGAACCAAAAATCGTCCTCTGGCTTCCCGCGCGCTGTCGGTCACGACGGGGATTGTCGTCGCGATCGCGTCCCTCGCCTGCGCCGCCGTTCTCGCACTCTATCTCAATCCGCTCAGCTTTTGGCTATGCGTCGCTGCCGTCCCCATTATCATCGCCTATCCCCTCGCCAAGCGCTTTTTTCCCGTCCCCCAACTGGTTCTCTCCCTCGCTTGGGGGTTCGCCGTTCTGATTAGTTGGACGGCCGTCACCCGTCACCTCGAACCCGCAACTTGGCTGCTGTGGGGGGCTGTCGTTCTCTGGACGCTTGGTTTCGATACCGTCTACGCCATGTCCGATCGCGAGGACGACCGGCGCATCGGCATTAACTCCAGTGCGTTGTTTTTCGGGCAATACGCCCCCCTCGCCGTTGGAGGCTTTTTTGCGGGAACGGCTGTCCTTTTAGCCGTTCTGGGGATGAATTTACACCTCTCAGCGCTTTTTTGGCTAACGTGGGGGGTTGCTTTGGGGGTCTGGCTGTGGCACACCGTGCAACTCAACCGCGAAACCGTCCCGCATCCCCTCTACGCCGCCGTTTTCCGCCAGAATGTCGTCATTGGTTTTATTCTCCTCGCGGGCATGATTTTGGGGTCGCTTCTCCCCTAA
- a CDS encoding nucleoside hydrolase — MSKKLVLMDQDGAIDDFLATILLMTMEQFQPLGVIVTPADCYIESALQVTRKILDLMQRTDIPVVESRVRGINPFPSVYRRDCITIDHFPILNQQETIETPLARLSGAKFMVKVLEESSEPVSLIVTGPLTTLAEAIAVAPHIEPKIERLVWMGGALEVPGNVEKNFAPEHDGSAEWNAFWDPLAVDRVWKTQIPIFICPLDITNTVPVTSEFIHKLAKQRHHPISELAGLCYALALPQNYYCWDVLATAYLARPELYRLEEYETEIVTAGRSQGQVKVRPGGRPVRVVRSVDREAFYDYLLEQWAR, encoded by the coding sequence ATGTCCAAAAAATTAGTCTTAATGGATCAAGATGGAGCGATTGATGATTTTCTGGCGACCATCCTGCTGATGACAATGGAACAGTTCCAACCGCTGGGCGTAATCGTTACGCCAGCGGACTGCTACATCGAATCCGCTCTTCAGGTCACTCGAAAAATTCTCGATTTGATGCAGCGCACGGATATTCCTGTCGTCGAAAGTCGGGTACGGGGTATCAATCCCTTTCCGTCCGTTTATCGACGCGATTGCATCACCATCGATCATTTTCCCATTCTCAATCAACAGGAGACGATTGAAACGCCTTTAGCTCGCCTGTCGGGTGCGAAATTCATGGTTAAAGTTTTGGAGGAAAGTAGCGAACCCGTCAGTTTAATCGTAACGGGGCCGCTGACGACTCTTGCTGAGGCGATCGCGGTAGCACCGCACATCGAACCCAAGATCGAGCGATTGGTTTGGATGGGGGGCGCGCTTGAGGTTCCAGGCAATGTCGAAAAAAATTTTGCCCCGGAACACGATGGTTCGGCAGAATGGAATGCGTTCTGGGATCCGCTGGCTGTCGATCGCGTCTGGAAAACGCAAATTCCCATCTTTATTTGCCCGCTTGACATCACCAACACCGTTCCCGTCACCTCGGAGTTTATCCACAAACTTGCCAAACAGCGCCACCATCCGATTTCAGAACTCGCTGGATTGTGCTACGCCCTCGCTCTGCCCCAAAACTATTACTGCTGGGACGTTTTAGCCACTGCCTACCTCGCTCGTCCCGAACTCTACCGCCTCGAAGAATACGAAACCGAAATCGTCACCGCAGGGCGCAGTCAGGGACAAGTGAAAGTGCGTCCCGGCGGCCGTCCGGTGCGAGTGGTGCGATCGGTCGATCGCGAAGCTTTTTACGATTATCTGCTCGAGCAATGGGCAAGGTAG
- a CDS encoding tetratricopeptide repeat protein — translation MIADKKIWDCLSFTDTDNRQLSKVATAVEIALLEGEDLDATIHKAHTLWKQGERDKAIALFNQAAAIDANYVQKWLDGAKERYLNLLQHAASIRTYNRTLDTAPARVKTWSRLQTGMLSSLEQWEQALTSYDQLLEVQPNNHLAWYYRGDALLELQRDDEAVAAFKRAVENEPRAKGGWLMRVRKLIRSQHFKEAIALCGYVCVSLKAKASPSDALSSSVRQEFHDSWKQLGAYFDRLEGSSEAEKAYQRAIAFKADEIETWLLRAEACETLQRYAEAIDCYDRILALDSENVAAQTARQKLQSPLL, via the coding sequence ATGATTGCTGATAAAAAAATTTGGGATTGCTTATCTTTTACCGATACCGACAACCGACAATTGAGTAAAGTGGCAACAGCAGTCGAGATTGCTTTGCTAGAAGGCGAGGATTTAGATGCTACGATCCATAAAGCTCATACGCTTTGGAAACAAGGAGAGCGCGACAAGGCGATTGCCCTATTCAATCAAGCGGCTGCGATCGATGCCAATTACGTGCAAAAATGGCTCGACGGTGCGAAAGAAAGGTATCTGAATTTGTTGCAGCACGCTGCTTCGATCCGCACTTATAACCGTACTTTAGATACGGCTCCCGCGCGCGTTAAAACTTGGTCTCGCCTGCAAACAGGAATGCTTTCTTCCCTCGAACAGTGGGAGCAAGCGCTTACCTCCTACGACCAGTTACTCGAAGTGCAACCGAACAATCATTTAGCTTGGTATTATCGCGGCGATGCGCTGCTGGAACTGCAACGAGATGATGAGGCAGTTGCGGCGTTTAAACGAGCCGTCGAAAACGAGCCGCGAGCCAAGGGAGGATGGTTGATGCGCGTTCGCAAGCTAATCCGCAGCCAGCACTTCAAAGAAGCGATCGCGCTGTGCGGTTACGTTTGCGTCTCCCTAAAAGCCAAAGCTTCTCCCAGCGACGCTCTCAGTTCGTCAGTGCGGCAAGAATTTCACGACAGTTGGAAGCAATTAGGGGCTTATTTCGATCGCCTGGAAGGTTCTTCCGAAGCCGAAAAAGCCTATCAACGCGCGATCGCTTTCAAAGCCGACGAAATCGAAACCTGGCTGCTGCGAGCCGAAGCTTGCGAAACCCTGCAACGCTACGCAGAAGCGATCGATTGTTACGATCGCATCTTAGCGCTTGACTCGGAGAATGTCGCGGCGCAAACCGCTCGCCAAAAGCTCCAATCGCCGCTATTGTAA
- a CDS encoding dihydrofolate reductase family protein — MRTQYYVASSLDGFIADSNNSLDWLLQFGEVAGERYERFLANVGALAMGSTTYEWLLEHHLQLDSDSPQAWPYEQPTWVFSSRVLPRVEGANLYFASGDVRPAYDKMAEVAGERNLWIVGGGKLAGQFYDRALLDEIIVSIAPVLLGDGVPLLPYRIARPPLVLREITPITPFVELQYQVNYNE; from the coding sequence ATGCGTACTCAATACTACGTCGCTTCGAGTCTCGACGGATTTATCGCCGACTCCAACAATTCCTTGGATTGGCTCTTGCAATTCGGAGAAGTAGCAGGAGAGCGGTACGAGAGATTTCTGGCCAATGTTGGCGCGCTCGCAATGGGCTCGACCACTTACGAATGGCTGCTCGAGCATCATCTTCAACTGGATTCAGACTCTCCCCAAGCATGGCCCTACGAGCAACCGACGTGGGTGTTTAGCTCTCGCGTCTTGCCGAGAGTGGAGGGAGCAAATCTTTACTTCGCCAGCGGCGACGTGCGACCGGCTTATGACAAAATGGCAGAAGTGGCGGGCGAGCGTAACCTCTGGATTGTTGGTGGCGGCAAGTTAGCAGGGCAATTTTACGATCGCGCCTTACTCGATGAGATTATTGTCTCGATAGCCCCCGTGCTGCTGGGAGACGGCGTGCCGCTCCTACCGTACCGAATTGCTCGACCGCCCCTCGTGTTGCGGGAGATAACCCCCATAACGCCTTTTGTCGAACTTCAGTATCAAGTTAATTACAACGAATGA